In Streptomyces sp. NBC_01707, a genomic segment contains:
- a CDS encoding HAD family hydrolase — protein MADVIFFDLDGTLVDHRSAVLETIGQIVRAAPNATAPPAELVALWWTLEARHMREYLAGQCSFAEHHRRRLRSFLPMLGEPVPESPGLLDAWIAERYLTVFAESWRCYPDVQPCLETLKRLPRGPRLAVLTNGDPEQQRAKLARFGLLEYFEAVLTSTELGAAKPVAYAAACRRMRTDPAQAVNVGDMLEGDVHAAAVAGLTGIWLDRGIDFVTGGPSPTADETVLRIERLTDLPDHLSRTKA, from the coding sequence ATGGCAGATGTGATTTTCTTCGATCTGGACGGCACCCTGGTCGATCATCGAAGCGCTGTCCTGGAAACGATCGGCCAGATCGTCCGGGCCGCGCCGAACGCGACGGCTCCGCCGGCGGAGCTGGTGGCGCTGTGGTGGACGCTGGAGGCGCGCCACATGCGGGAGTACTTGGCCGGTCAGTGCTCCTTCGCCGAGCACCACCGGCGCAGGCTCCGCTCCTTCCTGCCGATGCTCGGCGAGCCGGTTCCTGAAAGTCCCGGCCTTCTGGACGCCTGGATCGCTGAGCGCTACCTCACCGTGTTCGCGGAGTCCTGGCGGTGCTATCCCGATGTCCAGCCATGCCTGGAGACCCTGAAACGGCTTCCCCGAGGACCGCGTCTGGCTGTTCTCACCAACGGGGACCCCGAGCAGCAGCGCGCCAAGCTCGCCCGCTTCGGCCTCCTCGAATACTTCGAGGCCGTCCTGACCTCGACCGAGCTCGGAGCGGCCAAGCCCGTGGCCTACGCCGCCGCCTGCCGGCGGATGCGGACGGACCCCGCGCAGGCGGTCAACGTGGGCGACATGCTGGAAGGCGATGTACACGCGGCCGCCGTCGCCGGACTCACCGGCATCTGGCTGGACCGAGGCATCGACTTCGTCACCGGTGGACCATCGCCGACGGCAGACGAGACGGTGCTCCGCATCGAACGGCTCACCGACCTCCCCGACCACCTGTCACGCACGAAAGCCTGA
- a CDS encoding alcohol dehydrogenase has translation MSTYRVAQVSAPGGPLAIVEREMPQPGPGHVRIAVDACGVCHSDVFFVNAGVPGVRFPLVPGHEIAGRIEELGEGTQDKGWRVGDRVAVGWFGGSCGHCKPCRQGDFIVCENLKVPGWAYDGGYAEAVIAPADALARIPDALAAPDAAPLGCAGVTTYNGLRRSSARPGDLVAVLGIGGLGHLGVKYAAAMGFETVAIARGAGKADFAEQLGAHHYIDSTADTPVADALQSLGGARVVLATAANSDATTATVEGLSPRGELVVIGADTEPLGISPNQLLMSGKIVRGHPSGTAQDVEDTLAFSALHGIRPMTEIVPLDQADEAYQKMLSGAARFRMVLTTR, from the coding sequence ATGAGCACCTACCGAGTCGCCCAGGTCTCCGCCCCCGGCGGTCCGCTCGCGATTGTCGAGCGTGAGATGCCGCAGCCGGGTCCAGGCCACGTACGGATTGCCGTGGATGCCTGCGGGGTCTGCCACAGCGACGTATTTTTCGTGAACGCCGGGGTCCCGGGCGTGCGGTTTCCGCTGGTCCCGGGGCATGAGATCGCCGGGCGTATCGAGGAACTCGGCGAGGGAACGCAGGACAAGGGCTGGCGTGTGGGCGACCGGGTGGCGGTGGGCTGGTTCGGCGGCAGCTGCGGACACTGCAAGCCCTGCAGGCAGGGCGACTTCATCGTGTGCGAGAACCTGAAGGTTCCCGGATGGGCCTACGACGGAGGGTACGCCGAAGCGGTGATCGCTCCGGCAGACGCGCTGGCCCGGATCCCCGACGCGCTGGCCGCGCCCGATGCGGCGCCCCTGGGCTGTGCGGGGGTGACCACGTACAACGGGCTGCGGCGCAGCTCCGCCCGGCCGGGCGACCTGGTCGCCGTGCTCGGCATCGGCGGCCTCGGCCACCTGGGGGTGAAGTACGCAGCCGCCATGGGCTTCGAGACCGTGGCCATCGCCCGCGGAGCCGGCAAGGCCGACTTCGCCGAGCAGCTCGGTGCGCACCACTACATCGACAGCACGGCGGACACCCCCGTCGCGGACGCGCTGCAGTCCCTGGGCGGCGCCAGAGTCGTCCTGGCCACCGCTGCCAACTCCGACGCCACCACAGCGACCGTGGAGGGGCTGTCGCCCCGCGGCGAGCTGGTGGTCATCGGGGCGGACACCGAGCCACTGGGCATCAGCCCGAACCAGCTGCTCATGAGTGGCAAGATCGTCCGGGGCCATCCGTCCGGCACCGCGCAGGACGTGGAGGACACCCTGGCCTTCAGCGCCCTGCACGGAATTCGCCCGATGACCGAGATCGTGCCGCTGGACCAGGCCGATGAGGCTTACCAGAAGATGCT